From the bacterium genome, one window contains:
- a CDS encoding ABC transporter ATP-binding protein, with product MKELFKLKKYLARHKWALAAGFTSLIAVDLLQLLIPLVVRQAVDSLALGAVDPKKLLVYGAWVAGIALAIGLGRFFWRYYLIGTARRVEQKLREELFSHLCTLDFVYFDSTKTGDLMAHATNDINAVRMALGFGSVILTDIVVLGLAALFLMFRLSPRLSLYALVPLPFLSLIVALFGRMIRRRFEVVQKSFSGLTEAVRENISGIKVVKLFVQEQSENVRFDATSRDYLDKNISLVWIWGAFFPLITLVASFSQGIALWWGGQLAVSGRISLGDFVAFMAYLGILIWPMIAIGRAIDIFQRGAASQGRLNRILETRPQIKDHPGAAKLGRSHGAIAFKNLTYYHQDQSRPALQDISFELKDRKMLGITGTIGSGKSTLAHLLMRLYDYRQGRILLDGREITGYTVDSLREQFAFVPQDSFLFSDSIEENISFGRWPLPEHDQLERVARLASVHQEILGLPKGYQTVIGERGVTLSGGQKQRLALARALLLDKPILILDDALSAVDADTERRILDSLRSELEQRTSIVISHRIFAIMDADLILVMDQGRIVEQGKHQELLDRRGKYFEMHQLQQLERELEKA from the coding sequence ATGAAAGAACTCTTTAAACTAAAAAAATACCTGGCCCGCCACAAATGGGCCCTGGCGGCCGGTTTCACCAGCCTGATCGCGGTGGACCTGCTGCAGCTGCTGATCCCCCTGGTGGTGCGGCAGGCGGTGGACAGCCTGGCCCTGGGCGCCGTGGACCCCAAAAAGCTTTTGGTCTACGGGGCCTGGGTGGCGGGCATTGCCCTGGCCATCGGTCTGGGGCGTTTCTTCTGGCGCTATTATTTGATAGGCACCGCCCGCAGGGTGGAGCAGAAACTGCGGGAGGAGCTTTTCTCCCACCTCTGCACTTTGGACTTCGTCTATTTCGATTCCACCAAGACCGGCGACCTGATGGCCCACGCCACCAACGACATCAACGCGGTGCGGATGGCCCTGGGCTTCGGCTCGGTGATCCTGACCGACATCGTGGTGCTGGGCCTGGCCGCCCTGTTCCTGATGTTCCGGCTTTCGCCCCGGCTTTCCCTTTACGCCCTGGTGCCCCTGCCGTTCTTAAGCCTGATCGTGGCCCTGTTCGGGCGGATGATCCGCCGCCGGTTCGAGGTGGTGCAGAAGTCCTTCTCCGGGCTGACCGAGGCGGTGCGGGAGAACATCTCGGGCATCAAGGTGGTCAAGCTTTTCGTCCAGGAGCAATCGGAGAATGTCCGGTTCGATGCCACCAGCCGGGACTACCTTGACAAGAACATAAGCCTGGTCTGGATCTGGGGGGCTTTCTTTCCCCTGATAACCCTGGTGGCCTCCTTCTCACAGGGCATCGCCCTCTGGTGGGGCGGGCAGCTGGCCGTCTCCGGACGGATCTCCCTGGGGGACTTCGTGGCCTTCATGGCCTATCTGGGGATATTGATCTGGCCCATGATCGCCATCGGGCGGGCCATCGACATCTTTCAGCGGGGCGCGGCCTCCCAGGGGCGTCTCAACCGGATACTGGAGACCCGGCCCCAGATCAAGGACCACCCCGGAGCGGCCAAATTGGGGAGATCCCATGGGGCCATTGCCTTCAAAAACCTGACCTACTACCATCAGGACCAGTCCCGTCCGGCCCTGCAGGACATCAGCTTTGAGCTTAAGGACAGAAAGATGCTGGGCATCACCGGCACCATCGGTTCGGGCAAAAGCACTTTGGCCCACCTGCTGATGCGGTTGTATGACTACCGGCAGGGACGGATACTTTTGGACGGCCGGGAGATCACCGGATACACCGTGGATTCCCTGCGGGAGCAGTTCGCCTTTGTGCCCCAGGACAGCTTCCTGTTCTCCGACAGCATCGAGGAGAACATCTCCTTTGGGCGCTGGCCCCTGCCCGAACACGACCAGTTGGAGAGGGTGGCCCGTCTGGCCTCCGTTCACCAGGAGATCCTGGGGCTGCCCAAGGGTTATCAGACCGTGATCGGCGAGCGGGGGGTCACTTTGTCCGGCGGCCAGAAGCAGCGGCTGGCCCTGGCCCGGGCCCTGCTGCTGGACAAGCCCATCCTGATCTTGGACGACGCCCTGTCGGCGGTGGACGCAGACACCGAGCGCAGGATCCTGGACAGCCTGAGATCCGAACTGGAACAGCGCACCTCCATCGTCATCTCCCACCGCATCTTCGCCATCATGGACGCCGACCTGATACTGGTGATGGACCAGGGCCGGATAGTGGAGCAAGGAAAACACCAGGAACTGTTGGACCGCCGGGGCAAGTATTTCGAGATGCACCAACTGCAGCAGCTGGAACGGGAGCTGGAGAAGGCCTGA
- the lpxB gene encoding lipid-A-disaccharide synthase: MSKLMIIAGETSGDLHGGQLVRELKALDPGLEISGIGGDRMQAEGMELFYHVSELSFMGLAEVIGHLPFIRSVTKKLEGELYARKPDAVVLIDYPGFNLRFARRAKKAGIPVVYFISPKVWAWGRGRVRKIRKLVDKMLCILPFEEEFYRGRRINALYVGNPSMDEVRPGQSREQFHKDNGLNLERPLLGLLPGSRKQEIELILPVMLQTARMLKEKDPALQFALGLAPGMDRERIEDMIAVSGLDAALIEGPAYDLMAHSRLLLVASGTATLEAGIAGTPMIIIYKTSALTYFIGRRLIKVPDIGLVNLVAGKRVVPEFLQGEARPGAIFLMAQVLLAEGRPRQVVTAELAKIRDILGAPGAAKRAAGEIMSVIKAS; encoded by the coding sequence ATGTCCAAGCTGATGATCATAGCCGGAGAAACCTCCGGAGACCTCCACGGCGGCCAGCTGGTAAGGGAGCTGAAGGCGCTGGATCCGGGCCTGGAAATATCCGGGATCGGGGGCGACCGGATGCAGGCGGAAGGGATGGAGCTTTTTTACCATGTAAGCGAGCTTTCCTTCATGGGCCTGGCCGAGGTGATCGGCCATCTGCCGTTCATCCGTTCGGTGACCAAGAAACTGGAGGGCGAGCTGTATGCCCGGAAACCGGATGCGGTGGTGCTGATAGACTATCCCGGGTTCAACCTGCGGTTTGCCCGGAGGGCGAAAAAAGCCGGTATCCCGGTGGTCTATTTCATCTCGCCCAAGGTCTGGGCCTGGGGGCGGGGCAGGGTGCGCAAGATCCGCAAGCTGGTGGACAAGATGCTCTGCATCCTTCCCTTTGAAGAGGAGTTTTACCGGGGCCGCCGGATTAACGCCCTTTATGTGGGCAATCCATCAATGGACGAGGTCCGGCCCGGGCAGAGCCGGGAGCAGTTCCACAAGGACAATGGGCTGAACCTCGAGCGACCGTTGCTGGGCCTGCTGCCGGGCAGCCGCAAGCAGGAGATAGAACTGATCCTGCCGGTGATGCTGCAGACCGCAAGGATGCTCAAAGAAAAAGATCCCGCCCTGCAGTTCGCCCTGGGCCTGGCCCCGGGCATGGACCGGGAACGGATCGAGGACATGATCGCGGTCTCCGGCCTGGATGCGGCCCTGATAGAAGGGCCGGCCTACGACCTGATGGCCCATTCCCGGCTGCTGCTGGTGGCCTCGGGCACCGCCACTTTGGAGGCCGGGATCGCCGGGACGCCCATGATCATCATCTACAAGACCTCAGCCCTGACCTACTTCATCGGCCGCCGGCTGATCAAAGTGCCAGACATAGGCCTGGTGAACCTGGTGGCCGGAAAGAGGGTGGTGCCGGAGTTCCTGCAGGGCGAGGCCCGGCCCGGTGCGATCTTCCTGATGGCCCAGGTGCTGCTGGCCGAGGGCCGTCCGCGTCAGGTGGTGACGGCGGAGCTGGCCAAGATCCGGGATATACTGGGAGCGCCGGGGGCGGCCAAGCGTGCGGCGGGGGAAATAATGAGTGTCATAAAAGCATCATGA
- a CDS encoding cation-translocating P-type ATPase encodes MSFYNKSRELAISQLGSDRYSGLSEARAAELLVQYGPNKLSEGRRTGPLKIFFDQFKNIMVGVLLAAAVVSGLTHDLTDSFVILAIALINAVIGFLQEYKADQAMAALKKLSQPLAKVVRGGKVMEIPSENLVPGDVILLEAGARIPADARILEAASLKIEESSLTGESLPSEKSFREIDREVSLADQTNMAFLGTICVYGRGKAVVTATGMSTELGKIARSIQSLKDGETPLQKRLAGLAKVLALATVALCAVIFAAGWMHGIPVPVMLLTAISLAVAAIPESLPAVITIVLSMGVQMMVKKNALVKKLPAVETLGSVSVICSDKTGTLTQNQMTVKQIFCGGKEYGVSGSGYRPEGDILSEDGQKAQGELFRLMMEAACLCNDATLFQEKADGSDSWRITGDPTEGALLTMAAKAGLWPEALEKDLPRAAELPFDSDRKMMTTIHRREDGKYVCFVKGALDHLEHRCLDFTPEAGGINKTLADGGHRVLAFGYKTIDVLPENLSPAEIEAGLQFLGLAAMIDPPREEVKAAVELCRSAGIRPVMITGDHPATALAIARELGIYREGDLTLTGLELKRLTVEELADRIDRISLFARVSPEDKIKIVQALQQRGQIVAMTGDGVNDAPALKGADIGLAMGITGTDVSKEASDMILLDDNFATIVAAVSEGRRIYDNIRKFVRYMLGTNLGEVLTMFGGIMLNMPLPLLPLQILWINLVTDSLPALALSREPAEPDIMQRPPRPPKENLFAGGLWQQVVFSGTLMAAGCLWMFRWAIGEHLAMGHSEQMSQTIARTMVFMTMSFYQLFNALAIRSDRRSFFALKPSGNPYLYGAVLITGLLQLAAVYVPFLQPVFKTAFVRGVDLAVCLAVSSSILLAVELEKLLKRRK; translated from the coding sequence ATGTCCTTCTACAATAAATCCAGGGAACTGGCCATTTCCCAGCTCGGCTCGGACCGCTATTCCGGCCTTTCGGAAGCCCGGGCGGCAGAGCTTTTGGTCCAATACGGGCCCAACAAGCTGAGCGAGGGCAGGCGGACCGGGCCGCTGAAGATATTCTTTGACCAGTTCAAGAACATCATGGTGGGAGTGCTGCTGGCCGCCGCCGTGGTCTCCGGCCTGACCCACGACCTGACTGATTCCTTCGTGATCCTGGCCATAGCCCTGATCAACGCCGTCATCGGGTTTTTGCAGGAATACAAAGCCGACCAGGCCATGGCCGCCCTTAAAAAACTCTCCCAGCCGCTGGCCAAGGTGGTGCGCGGGGGAAAGGTGATGGAGATCCCCTCGGAGAATCTGGTGCCGGGCGATGTGATCCTGCTGGAGGCCGGGGCCCGCATCCCGGCCGATGCCCGCATCCTGGAGGCGGCCTCGCTTAAGATCGAGGAGTCATCGCTGACCGGGGAGTCCCTGCCCTCGGAAAAGTCCTTCCGGGAAATTGACCGGGAGGTCTCCCTGGCCGATCAGACCAACATGGCCTTTTTGGGCACCATCTGCGTTTACGGCCGGGGCAAGGCCGTGGTCACGGCCACCGGGATGAGCACCGAGCTGGGCAAAATCGCCCGGTCCATCCAGAGTTTAAAGGACGGGGAGACCCCGCTCCAGAAAAGGCTGGCAGGGCTGGCCAAGGTGCTGGCCCTGGCCACGGTGGCGCTTTGCGCGGTGATCTTCGCGGCCGGATGGATGCACGGCATCCCTGTCCCGGTCATGCTGCTGACGGCCATCTCCCTGGCGGTGGCGGCCATCCCCGAAAGCCTGCCGGCGGTGATCACCATCGTCCTTTCGATGGGCGTCCAAATGATGGTCAAAAAGAACGCCCTGGTCAAGAAGCTGCCGGCGGTGGAGACCCTGGGCTCGGTCTCCGTAATCTGCTCCGACAAGACCGGGACCCTGACCCAGAACCAGATGACGGTCAAGCAGATCTTCTGCGGGGGGAAGGAATACGGGGTCAGCGGAAGCGGCTACCGGCCGGAGGGAGACATTCTCTCCGAGGACGGCCAAAAGGCCCAGGGTGAGCTGTTCCGGCTGATGATGGAGGCCGCCTGCCTCTGCAACGACGCCACCCTGTTCCAGGAGAAGGCCGACGGCTCGGACAGCTGGCGGATCACCGGCGACCCCACCGAGGGGGCCCTGCTGACCATGGCCGCCAAGGCCGGCCTGTGGCCCGAGGCTCTGGAGAAGGACCTTCCCCGGGCGGCCGAACTGCCCTTTGACTCCGACCGCAAGATGATGACCACCATCCACCGGCGGGAAGACGGCAAGTATGTCTGCTTTGTCAAGGGGGCCCTGGACCATCTGGAACACCGGTGCCTGGACTTTACCCCGGAAGCCGGCGGGATCAACAAGACCCTGGCCGACGGCGGCCACCGGGTGCTGGCCTTTGGTTACAAGACAATTGATGTTCTGCCCGAAAACCTTTCCCCGGCTGAGATCGAAGCCGGCCTGCAGTTCCTGGGTCTGGCGGCCATGATCGATCCGCCCCGGGAAGAGGTTAAGGCCGCGGTGGAGCTGTGCCGCAGCGCCGGGATCCGCCCGGTGATGATCACCGGCGACCATCCGGCCACCGCGCTGGCCATTGCCCGGGAACTGGGCATCTACCGCGAGGGAGACCTTACCCTGACCGGCCTGGAGCTGAAGAGGCTGACGGTGGAAGAGCTGGCCGACCGGATAGACCGCATCTCGCTTTTTGCCCGGGTCTCCCCCGAGGACAAGATCAAGATCGTGCAGGCCCTGCAGCAAAGGGGGCAGATAGTGGCCATGACCGGGGACGGGGTCAACGACGCCCCGGCCCTTAAGGGGGCCGACATCGGCCTGGCCATGGGGATCACCGGCACCGATGTTTCCAAGGAAGCCTCCGACATGATCCTGCTGGACGACAATTTCGCCACCATCGTGGCGGCGGTGTCCGAGGGCCGGCGGATCTACGACAACATCCGCAAGTTCGTGCGCTATATGCTGGGCACCAACCTGGGCGAGGTGCTGACCATGTTCGGGGGGATCATGCTGAACATGCCCCTGCCTCTTTTGCCCCTCCAGATCCTGTGGATCAACCTGGTGACCGATTCCCTGCCGGCCCTGGCCCTGAGCCGGGAGCCGGCCGAGCCGGACATAATGCAACGCCCGCCCCGGCCGCCCAAGGAGAACCTTTTTGCCGGAGGGCTTTGGCAGCAGGTGGTCTTCTCGGGGACGCTGATGGCGGCCGGCTGCCTGTGGATGTTCCGCTGGGCCATCGGGGAGCACCTGGCCATGGGCCACTCGGAGCAGATGTCCCAGACCATCGCCCGGACCATGGTCTTCATGACCATGTCCTTTTACCAGCTTTTCAACGCGCTGGCCATCCGCTCCGACCGGCGGTCGTTCTTTGCCCTTAAGCCTTCGGGCAACCCCTATCTCTACGGAGCGGTGCTGATCACCGGCCTGCTGCAGCTGGCGGCGGTCTATGTCCCGTTCCTCCAGCCGGTATTCAAGACGGCCTTCGTCCGGGGGGTTGACCTGGCGGTCTGCCTGGCAGTCTCGTCATCGATCTTGCTGGCGGTAGAACTGGAAAAACTCCTTAAACGAAGGAAATAG